From a region of the Actinomadura luzonensis genome:
- a CDS encoding DUF5703 family protein — MLDYSYMDIFIPRDLTREAARQLLTEHAEYGQWELARVRVHPDGSRHVRLRRKVMRVRSTL; from the coding sequence GTGCTCGACTACTCCTACATGGATATCTTCATTCCGCGCGACCTCACTCGCGAAGCAGCACGTCAACTGCTGACCGAACACGCAGAGTACGGTCAGTGGGAGCTCGCGCGCGTCCGCGTCCACCCCGACGGCAGCCGCCACGTGCGGCTGCGCCGCAAGGTCATGCGCGTACGCAGCACGCTCTGA
- a CDS encoding chaplin family protein, whose translation MIGHAFAGCTGGATVKQGGRGAGGNRTSGDAGVGSGNQAVAPIAAPIDVCGNAAAVLGNAVAHCVGGASVVPQQGAGGNLTSGRAGVLAGNQAVAPIAAPLNVCGNAVAVLGDAAAGCLGGAHVGRTGPDRGGLGSFARATDKFKAANGGLPALPSAPAPGGAGLPVLGGLQGVPALSGLGGLQGIPALGALQGVTGATGAGGAVAGPNAVPAAKGPKGAKGAKGAKGAAQGMGTGVADGLSVAQPVQELATGQGGLAQPVQELATGQGGLAQPVQELATGQGGLAQPVQELATGEGGLAAPVQGLTSGQSVTQPVQDLANGGLANRLQRGTGGASSIPLVEDASRTFGLPQLPELPGLPADAQPPVAPVKVTPGRFAMSGHGDRHGRGNAGVPGVNGRVPSAPARPSSPLSPATDLVGSTPVGGAVGSVTHGLPVGDIGLMSAAQPAGVVGMNSGSLLALALGAMFAASAALFATARRVRFGRK comes from the coding sequence GTGATCGGGCACGCGTTCGCCGGCTGCACGGGCGGCGCCACGGTCAAGCAGGGCGGCCGGGGCGCGGGCGGCAACCGCACCTCGGGCGACGCGGGCGTCGGGTCGGGCAACCAGGCGGTCGCGCCGATCGCGGCCCCGATCGACGTGTGCGGCAACGCGGCCGCGGTGCTCGGCAACGCCGTGGCCCACTGCGTCGGCGGGGCGAGCGTCGTCCCGCAGCAGGGGGCGGGCGGCAACCTGACCTCCGGCCGGGCCGGGGTGCTGGCCGGCAACCAGGCGGTGGCTCCGATCGCTGCGCCGCTGAACGTGTGCGGCAACGCCGTCGCCGTCCTGGGCGACGCCGCGGCCGGCTGCCTCGGCGGGGCCCACGTCGGGCGGACGGGGCCGGATCGTGGTGGTCTGGGGTCGTTCGCCCGGGCCACGGACAAGTTCAAGGCGGCCAACGGCGGGCTGCCGGCGCTGCCCTCGGCCCCGGCTCCCGGGGGTGCCGGGCTGCCGGTGCTGGGCGGGCTGCAGGGTGTTCCGGCGCTGAGCGGTCTGGGCGGTCTCCAGGGCATCCCGGCCCTGGGCGCGCTGCAAGGAGTGACCGGCGCGACCGGCGCCGGCGGGGCCGTGGCCGGGCCGAACGCCGTGCCCGCCGCCAAGGGGCCGAAGGGCGCCAAGGGCGCCAAGGGCGCCAAGGGCGCCGCGCAGGGGATGGGAACGGGCGTCGCCGACGGCCTCAGCGTCGCCCAGCCGGTGCAGGAGCTCGCCACGGGTCAGGGCGGTCTCGCTCAGCCGGTGCAGGAGCTCGCCACGGGTCAGGGCGGTCTCGCTCAGCCCGTTCAGGAGCTCGCGACCGGTCAGGGCGGTCTCGCTCAGCCCGTTCAGGAGCTCGCCACGGGCGAGGGCGGCCTCGCGGCCCCCGTCCAGGGGCTGACCTCGGGCCAGAGCGTCACCCAGCCCGTCCAGGACCTCGCCAACGGCGGCCTCGCCAACCGCCTGCAGCGCGGCACCGGCGGCGCCTCCTCGATCCCGCTGGTCGAGGACGCCTCCCGCACCTTCGGCCTGCCGCAGCTCCCCGAGCTGCCCGGCCTGCCCGCCGACGCCCAGCCCCCGGTCGCGCCGGTCAAGGTCACGCCCGGCAGGTTCGCGATGTCCGGCCACGGTGACCGCCACGGCCGGGGCAACGCCGGCGTCCCCGGCGTCAACGGGCGCGTCCCGTCCGCTCCGGCCCGTCCGTCCTCGCCGCTCAGTCCCGCGACCGACCTGGTCGGCTCCACGCCGGTCGGCGGCGCGGTGGGCTCGGTCACCCACGGCCTGCCCGTCGGCGACATCGGCCTGATGAGCGCCGCGCAGCCCGCCGGCGTCGTCGGGATGAACAGCGGCTCGCTGCTGGCCCTGGCGCTCGGTGCGATGTTCGCGGCCTCGGCGGCGCTGTTCGCCACGGCCCGCCGGGTGCGGTTCGGCCGCAAGTGA
- a CDS encoding recombinase family protein, which produces MTIRFGFYGRVSTEDNQDPEASRAWQLHRARALIESRGGEIVAEFFDVDKSRSIPWQLRPHAAALIEELKDARRGFDAVVIGEPQRAFYGNQYSLTFPLFEHFGVPLWVPEVGGPIDPANEAHDMIMGVFGGLSKGERNRIKIRVRAAMAAITATEGRFLGGRPPYGYTLQDAGPHPNPGKAADGRRLRRLLPDPVTSRVVRWIYSEFLKGRGYLDIAEDLTLQGILSPSASDPERNKHRDQRAWSKYAVRVILTNPRYTGHQVWNKQRKDEILLDVENVALGTTTKQRWNTKDKWIWSEHPVHDAIVSVEEYQRVQEVLATRARGTFSQRPHPTRRPYAFRGVLFCGYCERRMQGNWNNRQAYYRCRFPAQYAIVNDLDHPKVVYLRESEILDEVDGWLGTAFGPNRLEQTIAAMAEQAIDPNEAAALIDLRKRLSRCDRKLSQYRSALDAGGDPTEISLWINETKSERARLEGELKAVPVAQPISVAEIRSMIEEVGDLVRLVGQADPDDKAELYTQLGLKLTYYPEKQYVEARIEPEPPHVRAVCVRGGT; this is translated from the coding sequence ATGACGATCAGGTTCGGCTTCTACGGCCGGGTGTCGACAGAGGACAACCAGGACCCGGAGGCGTCGCGGGCCTGGCAGCTGCATCGGGCGCGGGCGCTGATCGAGTCGCGGGGCGGCGAGATCGTCGCCGAGTTCTTCGACGTCGACAAGTCCCGCTCGATCCCCTGGCAGCTCCGGCCGCACGCGGCGGCGCTGATCGAGGAGTTGAAAGACGCGCGTCGAGGCTTCGACGCAGTGGTGATCGGGGAGCCGCAGCGGGCGTTCTACGGCAACCAGTACAGCCTCACGTTCCCGTTGTTCGAGCACTTCGGGGTACCGCTGTGGGTGCCTGAGGTCGGCGGGCCCATCGATCCCGCCAACGAGGCCCACGACATGATCATGGGCGTCTTCGGCGGTCTGTCGAAGGGCGAGCGGAACCGTATCAAGATCCGGGTACGAGCCGCGATGGCGGCGATCACAGCGACCGAGGGCAGGTTTCTCGGTGGGCGTCCGCCGTACGGGTACACGCTCCAGGATGCTGGTCCGCACCCGAACCCCGGTAAGGCGGCCGATGGGCGGAGGCTGCGGCGGCTGTTGCCCGATCCGGTCACCTCACGGGTGGTGCGGTGGATCTACAGCGAGTTCCTCAAGGGGCGCGGCTATCTGGACATCGCCGAGGATCTGACCCTGCAGGGCATCTTGTCGCCCTCCGCTAGTGACCCGGAGCGGAACAAGCATCGGGATCAGCGGGCGTGGTCGAAGTACGCCGTCCGGGTGATCCTCACCAATCCGCGCTACACCGGCCACCAGGTGTGGAACAAGCAGCGCAAGGACGAGATTCTCCTGGATGTGGAGAACGTCGCGCTGGGGACGACCACAAAACAGCGGTGGAACACCAAGGACAAGTGGATCTGGTCGGAGCACCCTGTCCATGACGCGATCGTGAGTGTTGAGGAGTATCAACGCGTTCAGGAGGTTCTCGCCACGCGTGCCAGGGGCACGTTCAGTCAGCGACCCCACCCCACGCGGCGTCCCTACGCCTTCCGGGGCGTGCTGTTCTGTGGGTACTGCGAGCGCCGTATGCAGGGCAACTGGAACAATCGGCAGGCTTACTATCGGTGCCGCTTCCCCGCTCAGTACGCCATCGTCAACGACCTCGACCACCCTAAGGTCGTCTACCTGCGGGAGTCGGAAATCCTGGATGAGGTCGACGGCTGGCTCGGGACTGCGTTCGGGCCCAACAGGCTGGAACAGACGATCGCGGCGATGGCCGAGCAGGCGATCGACCCTAATGAGGCGGCGGCCCTGATCGACCTGCGCAAACGCCTGTCGCGGTGCGACCGCAAGCTCAGCCAGTACCGCTCCGCGCTCGACGCGGGAGGCGACCCTACCGAGATCTCCTTGTGGATCAACGAGACGAAGAGCGAACGCGCGCGCCTAGAGGGCGAACTGAAGGCGGTTCCGGTCGCCCAGCCCATCAGCGTCGCGGAGATCAGGTCGATGATCGAGGAGGTCGGCGACTTGGTGCGGCTCGTCGGACAGGCTGATCCCGACGACAAGGCCGAGCTCTACACGCAGCTGGGGCTAAAGCTCACGTACTACCCGGAAAAGCAATATGTGGAGGCCCGGATCGAACCGGAGCCCCCACATGTGCGTGCGGTGTGTGTCCGAGGGGGGACTTGA
- a CDS encoding TRM11 family SAM-dependent methyltransferase — MSESVLPSVLATGQLQSRVQRRGRYVADSMRHPGKMLPSIASQVISAFTEPGDLVVDPMCGIGTTLVEAVHLGRHAAGMEYEADFAGLTAANVQHARSQGATGFARVACGDARNIATVFGDLQGMAALVLTSPPYGVRTHGHVRCGSREGGGPVQKSNHRYSTDKRNLAHQRLPQLMEGFGQILARCGQLLRPGGVVAITVRPIRVNGHLVDLPGQVIETAEAAGLVLTHRLAALLCGLRDGRLINRASFFQMLEAWRNEEKGRPVCAVAHEDLLILRTGDGRG, encoded by the coding sequence ATGAGCGAGAGCGTGCTGCCGTCGGTACTTGCTACAGGGCAGCTGCAGTCGCGGGTGCAGCGGCGCGGCCGATATGTCGCCGATTCGATGAGGCATCCGGGCAAGATGCTCCCGTCGATCGCCTCACAGGTCATCTCCGCGTTTACCGAACCGGGGGACCTGGTGGTGGATCCGATGTGCGGAATCGGGACCACCTTGGTCGAGGCGGTGCATCTGGGGCGGCACGCTGCGGGGATGGAGTACGAGGCTGACTTCGCCGGCCTCACTGCCGCCAACGTTCAGCACGCCCGCTCTCAGGGCGCCACTGGATTCGCCCGGGTGGCCTGTGGGGATGCGCGGAACATCGCAACGGTGTTCGGGGACCTTCAGGGCATGGCGGCGCTGGTGCTGACCTCTCCGCCCTACGGGGTGCGGACGCACGGTCATGTCCGGTGCGGAAGCCGGGAAGGCGGCGGGCCGGTGCAGAAGTCGAACCACCGGTACTCCACAGACAAGCGCAATCTCGCCCACCAGCGGTTGCCCCAGCTGATGGAGGGCTTCGGGCAGATTCTCGCTCGGTGCGGGCAGCTGCTGAGGCCTGGTGGAGTCGTCGCGATCACGGTTCGGCCGATCCGGGTGAACGGACACCTTGTCGATCTTCCTGGGCAGGTCATCGAGACCGCAGAGGCGGCCGGCCTGGTGCTCACGCACCGCCTGGCGGCGTTGCTGTGTGGGCTCCGGGATGGCCGGCTGATCAACCGAGCATCGTTCTTCCAGATGCTGGAGGCGTGGAGGAACGAAGAGAAGGGGCGGCCGGTGTGTGCCGTGGCGCACGAGGACCTTCTCATTCTCCGCACAGGGGATGGTCGGGGATGA
- a CDS encoding DNA methyltransferase — MSKKQEPRPRGSRAAERRLVPLSVWLCSDTTTETARAKDGPCAGEAICGRHRQTVGRELARHLIDACTRPGGVVADVFTTSETVLVAAAEMGRLGIGFVPRLPVAQHLVGRLRQGLTAEQRAAVRLRPHGPHEMREALSGFEGKVDLLIAALPLHPEVGWAVGSKSTSCPSCRTEQPTLAMPQLGRFLEDARRALTPGGHLAVITTARHERGRLIDLAPGIIRRAAAVGLAYVQHVIAVRVPVEGDTLVVQAGPAELAQLRRAQSAELPPVVSVHADVCLFARPGGGAR, encoded by the coding sequence ATGAGCAAGAAGCAAGAACCGCGGCCGAGAGGCTCGCGGGCTGCCGAAAGGCGGCTGGTGCCGCTCTCGGTGTGGCTGTGTTCTGACACCACGACCGAAACGGCCAGGGCCAAGGACGGCCCGTGTGCGGGCGAAGCAATATGCGGCCGGCATCGTCAGACTGTGGGGCGGGAACTGGCGCGGCATTTGATCGACGCCTGCACCCGCCCGGGCGGGGTCGTCGCGGATGTCTTCACGACGAGCGAGACCGTGCTCGTCGCAGCGGCGGAGATGGGGCGGTTGGGGATCGGTTTCGTTCCGCGTCTCCCGGTCGCTCAGCACCTGGTCGGTCGCCTTCGGCAGGGACTCACAGCGGAGCAGCGGGCGGCGGTTCGGCTGCGTCCACACGGGCCGCATGAGATGCGGGAGGCGCTGTCCGGCTTCGAGGGCAAGGTCGACCTGCTGATCGCAGCTCTTCCGCTCCATCCCGAGGTCGGATGGGCAGTCGGCTCAAAATCGACGTCATGTCCTTCGTGCAGGACGGAGCAGCCTACGCTGGCGATGCCACAGCTCGGTCGGTTCCTGGAGGATGCACGGCGTGCTCTCACGCCGGGCGGACACCTGGCAGTGATCACGACAGCGCGCCACGAGCGGGGCAGGCTCATAGATTTGGCTCCGGGGATCATCCGGCGCGCGGCTGCCGTGGGGCTTGCCTACGTGCAGCACGTCATCGCAGTACGTGTGCCCGTTGAGGGCGACACGCTAGTTGTTCAGGCTGGCCCGGCGGAGCTGGCGCAGCTTCGCCGGGCTCAGTCCGCGGAGTTGCCGCCGGTGGTGTCGGTGCATGCGGACGTGTGTCTGTTCGCTCGTCCCGGCGGAGGTGCTCGATGA